One genomic window of Luteitalea pratensis includes the following:
- a CDS encoding Tm-1-like ATP-binding domain-containing protein has product MTPRTVLLLGTLDTKGQEYAFVRDCIQARGQRTLLVDIGVLGDPTVSPDVTADDVARAGGSDLAALRSRGDRGHAVDTMQRGACALLPAWYAAGRFDGVLGLGGGGGTTMVAAAMRTLPVGVPKVMVSTMASGNTAPYVDVKDVTLMYSVVDIAGLNPLSRRILANAAGAICGMVEQASPANHTDGPTRQLVAATMFGVTTPCVTAVRTALEAASYDVTVFHATGSGGRAMEGLIDDGYFAGVMDVTTTEWCDEVVGGVLTAGPTRLSAAGRRGIPQVVSVGALDMVNFGGIETVPQQFRNRNLYRHNATVTLMRTTPDECVEIGRRIAAQLNTATGPTALVLPLQGVSAIDAPGQPFHDPEADAALFDSLRRHLDGRVRVSEVEAHINEPAFAAALVDTFEGLNLRLRS; this is encoded by the coding sequence ATGACGCCTCGCACCGTCCTCCTACTCGGCACGCTCGACACCAAAGGTCAGGAATACGCCTTCGTCCGTGACTGCATCCAGGCACGCGGCCAACGCACGCTCCTCGTCGATATCGGCGTGCTTGGCGATCCCACCGTCAGTCCCGATGTGACCGCAGACGATGTGGCGCGCGCCGGGGGCAGTGATCTCGCGGCGTTACGCTCCCGAGGCGACCGCGGGCACGCGGTGGACACGATGCAACGTGGCGCCTGTGCCCTGCTGCCCGCGTGGTACGCGGCGGGCCGCTTCGACGGCGTCCTCGGCCTCGGTGGCGGCGGCGGCACGACAATGGTGGCCGCGGCGATGCGGACGCTGCCAGTCGGCGTGCCGAAGGTCATGGTCTCGACGATGGCCTCGGGCAATACCGCGCCGTACGTGGACGTGAAGGACGTCACGCTGATGTATTCGGTGGTCGACATCGCTGGCCTGAACCCGCTGTCGCGCCGCATCCTCGCGAATGCGGCCGGAGCCATCTGCGGCATGGTCGAACAGGCCTCGCCGGCAAACCACACCGATGGCCCCACTCGCCAGCTCGTCGCGGCAACGATGTTCGGCGTCACCACGCCGTGCGTCACAGCCGTACGGACGGCCCTGGAAGCGGCCAGCTACGACGTCACCGTTTTTCACGCCACCGGCTCCGGCGGGCGCGCGATGGAAGGTCTCATCGACGACGGCTACTTCGCGGGGGTGATGGACGTGACGACGACAGAGTGGTGCGACGAAGTCGTAGGCGGCGTGCTCACGGCGGGTCCGACCAGGTTGTCGGCGGCCGGACGTCGCGGCATCCCGCAGGTTGTGTCAGTCGGCGCGCTTGACATGGTCAACTTCGGCGGTATCGAGACCGTGCCGCAACAGTTCAGGAACCGCAACCTCTATCGCCACAATGCGACGGTCACGCTGATGCGAACGACGCCGGACGAATGCGTCGAGATTGGCCGACGCATCGCGGCGCAGTTGAACACGGCGACGGGCCCGACGGCGCTCGTGCTGCCGCTGCAGGGCGTGAGCGCCATCGACGCGCCAGGCCAGCCGTTTCATGACCCGGAGGCTGATGCGGCGCTGTTCGACAGCCTGCGGCGTCACCTCGACGGTCGCGTCCGGGTGAGCGAGGTTGAAGCACACATCAACGAGCCGGCCTTCGCCGCGGCGCTGGTTGACACGTTCGAAGGACTGAACTTGCGTCTCAGGTCTTAG
- a CDS encoding cupin domain-containing protein, with the protein MAGDTRGAPALRFVTSEDIEVDQLPWGPHEWLCRPGLTEARDLLLVRVRMPPGTGHAFHRHPAMEEIIYVVSGTAEQWVDRDMRHLGAGDIAHIPKDVVHGTYNAGEDTLVFLAILSPAIIDGPALVDESSEEPWRSLRS; encoded by the coding sequence GTGGCAGGAGATACCAGGGGCGCGCCGGCCCTGCGCTTCGTGACCTCGGAGGACATCGAGGTCGACCAATTGCCCTGGGGACCGCACGAGTGGTTGTGCCGCCCCGGGCTCACCGAGGCCCGCGACCTGCTGCTCGTTCGCGTACGGATGCCTCCGGGCACCGGACACGCATTCCATCGCCATCCGGCCATGGAAGAAATCATCTATGTGGTCTCCGGTACCGCCGAGCAGTGGGTCGATCGCGACATGCGCCACCTCGGCGCGGGAGACATCGCGCACATCCCGAAGGACGTCGTGCACGGCACCTACAACGCCGGCGAAGACACGCTGGTGTTCCTGGCGATCCTCTCCCCTGCCATCATCGACGGCCCAGCGCTCGTCGATGAGTCGTCCGAGGAGCCCTGGAGATCCTTGCGCTCATGA
- a CDS encoding MFS transporter, with translation MTDVSAQGVNRARLFSGICLALIPTGASFAIVSNILGALKQDFILTNYQVGLIGGAALWGMAISLLVLGPMLEAFGLKNGARFGFAAHLTGITLMIAAVTQVGSPSAFWVLMVGAATLAVGNGMIEVAGNPLVAALYPEEKTTRLNWFHAFFPIGIVAGGLVGFVLATFGGRFAYWPYQLAVIYIPILVYGTLVLPQHFPKTENAEAGIPVGEMFRYTLTSPLFLLLLATMAVTTSIELGPMRWVPMVLEAVGMHGILVLVWISGWMVVLRLLASHFVERLAPTGMLLTAAVLTGSGLFLLSFVQGLWSALAVATIFAWGVAFFFPTMVGLVSERLPRTGSLGIVLTAGIGLGMAGGVGVPLIGRLADGFLAKAIDPAQARSVLDRVEQRFPAHLATALSGKSTVRASDVSDALEATRTALADLRQSGEIRGDATATALRAVVATHLDDPVVAEAGAILQPAEARGGQDSFRYVAPAALFLVAVFGTMYLNDRRRGGYRAERLQGARVP, from the coding sequence ATGACAGATGTGTCTGCGCAAGGCGTCAATCGTGCACGGCTGTTCTCGGGGATCTGCCTGGCGCTGATCCCTACCGGCGCCTCGTTTGCCATCGTCAGCAACATCCTCGGGGCGCTGAAGCAGGACTTCATCCTCACGAACTACCAGGTGGGCCTGATCGGTGGCGCGGCTCTGTGGGGCATGGCGATCTCGCTGCTCGTGCTCGGGCCGATGCTCGAGGCCTTCGGGCTCAAGAACGGCGCACGCTTCGGTTTCGCGGCGCACCTGACCGGCATCACCCTGATGATCGCGGCGGTCACGCAGGTCGGGTCGCCATCGGCGTTCTGGGTGCTGATGGTCGGTGCGGCGACGCTGGCCGTCGGCAACGGCATGATCGAGGTCGCCGGTAATCCGCTGGTTGCCGCGCTGTATCCCGAGGAGAAGACGACCCGCCTCAACTGGTTCCACGCTTTCTTCCCGATCGGGATCGTCGCTGGAGGGCTGGTCGGGTTCGTGCTGGCGACCTTCGGCGGACGCTTCGCCTACTGGCCGTACCAGCTGGCGGTCATCTACATTCCGATCCTGGTATACGGCACCCTGGTGCTGCCGCAGCACTTTCCGAAGACCGAGAACGCCGAGGCCGGAATCCCGGTCGGCGAGATGTTCCGCTACACGCTCACCAGCCCGTTGTTCCTGCTGCTCCTGGCCACGATGGCGGTCACGACGTCGATCGAGCTCGGGCCGATGCGCTGGGTGCCGATGGTGCTCGAGGCGGTCGGCATGCACGGCATCCTGGTCCTGGTCTGGATCAGCGGCTGGATGGTGGTGCTCCGGTTGCTGGCGAGTCATTTCGTCGAGCGCCTCGCGCCCACGGGCATGCTGCTGACCGCCGCCGTGTTGACCGGCAGCGGCCTCTTCCTTCTGAGTTTCGTGCAGGGGCTGTGGTCCGCGCTGGCCGTCGCGACAATCTTCGCGTGGGGCGTGGCGTTCTTCTTCCCGACGATGGTGGGGCTGGTGAGTGAGCGGTTGCCGCGGACCGGTTCGCTCGGGATCGTCCTCACCGCCGGCATCGGCCTCGGCATGGCAGGTGGCGTTGGTGTGCCGCTGATCGGGCGCCTGGCCGACGGGTTCCTCGCCAAGGCCATCGATCCCGCGCAGGCGCGGTCTGTCCTCGACCGGGTCGAGCAGCGCTTTCCGGCTCACCTGGCGACTGCGCTTTCGGGCAAGAGCACGGTCCGCGCCAGTGACGTGAGTGACGCACTCGAAGCGACGCGCACGGCGCTCGCGGACCTGCGCCAGTCGGGGGAGATTCGCGGCGATGCGACCGCGACGGCGTTGCGCGCGGTCGTGGCGACGCACCTCGACGATCCCGTGGTCGCCGAGGCTGGTGCCATCCTGCAACCTGCCGAGGCGCGAGGTGGACAGGACTCGTTCCGGTACGTCGCGCCGGCGGCGCTGTTCCTGGTCGCGGTGTTCGGGACGATGTACCTGAACGATCGTCGCCGTGGCGGCTATCGCGCAGAGCGGCTGCAAGGCGCGCGCGTGCCCTGA
- a CDS encoding sigma 54-interacting transcriptional regulator, whose amino-acid sequence MSHKIVGTLEASREIRRLSTLLDISQALSGTLDLRQAFHQVLEILERHHRVARGAVVMLDEDEGELRVAASAGLPAAGQRAQYRVGEGITGRVVESGKPVLVPQASREPLFLNRAGARRDLARNEVTFVCVPLVVAKKTIGALWLDLPFKRERDYDRSLKFYRLVGSLLSQSIKMHGLVQAEKQRLVAENSQLREELQERYAVRNIVGTSGPMREVFDQVGQVARTNTTVLIRGESGTGKELIAHAIHYNSPRARKAFIKVNCAALPDTLIESELFGYEKGAFTGAQDRKKGRFELAEGGTLFLDEIGDLNPQTQVKLLRVLQEREFERLGGTTTIKTNVRLIVATHRDLEKAIAESTFREDLYYRLNVFTIFAPPLRERKADVMLLADHFLEKYSADHGNRIKRISTPAIDMLVSYHWPGNVRELENTIERAVLVCDGSVIHAHHLPPTLQTAEASGTVPRMSLTEAVESYEKDMLQDALKTTRGNGAKAAKLLNTTERVLHYKVQKYDIRLERFRG is encoded by the coding sequence ATGAGCCACAAGATTGTGGGAACGCTCGAAGCCTCCCGGGAAATCCGACGGCTCTCCACGCTGCTCGACATCAGCCAGGCGCTGTCGGGTACGCTCGACCTCCGCCAGGCATTCCACCAGGTCCTCGAGATCCTCGAGCGGCATCATCGCGTCGCGCGAGGCGCCGTGGTCATGCTCGACGAGGATGAGGGAGAACTGCGCGTCGCCGCGTCGGCGGGCCTGCCGGCGGCTGGTCAGCGGGCGCAGTATCGCGTCGGTGAGGGCATCACCGGTCGGGTCGTCGAGTCGGGCAAGCCGGTGCTCGTGCCGCAGGCGAGCCGCGAGCCGCTCTTCCTCAACCGTGCCGGCGCGCGTCGCGACCTCGCGCGCAACGAGGTGACGTTCGTCTGTGTGCCCCTCGTCGTCGCGAAGAAGACGATCGGTGCGCTCTGGCTCGACCTGCCCTTCAAGCGCGAGCGCGACTACGACCGTTCGCTCAAGTTCTATCGCCTCGTCGGCTCCCTGCTGTCGCAGTCGATCAAGATGCACGGGCTCGTCCAGGCCGAGAAGCAGCGGCTGGTTGCCGAGAACAGCCAGCTCCGCGAGGAATTGCAGGAGCGCTACGCCGTCCGCAACATCGTCGGCACGAGCGGCCCGATGCGCGAGGTGTTCGACCAGGTGGGGCAGGTGGCGCGGACCAACACGACCGTGTTGATCCGGGGTGAGTCAGGCACCGGCAAGGAACTGATTGCCCACGCCATCCACTACAACTCGCCGCGGGCCCGCAAGGCGTTCATCAAGGTGAACTGCGCGGCGCTGCCCGACACGCTGATCGAGTCGGAGCTGTTCGGGTACGAGAAGGGCGCGTTCACGGGAGCGCAGGATCGCAAGAAGGGCCGCTTCGAGCTCGCCGAGGGCGGCACGCTCTTTCTCGACGAAATCGGCGACCTGAACCCGCAGACGCAGGTGAAGCTGCTGCGCGTCCTGCAGGAGCGCGAGTTCGAGCGGCTGGGCGGGACGACGACGATCAAGACCAACGTGCGGCTGATCGTCGCGACGCACCGGGATCTCGAGAAGGCGATCGCGGAGAGCACGTTCCGCGAGGACCTCTACTACCGGCTCAACGTCTTCACGATCTTCGCGCCGCCGCTGCGCGAGCGGAAGGCCGACGTCATGCTGCTCGCCGATCACTTCCTCGAGAAGTACTCGGCCGACCACGGCAACCGCATCAAGCGCATCTCGACACCGGCCATCGACATGCTGGTGAGCTATCACTGGCCGGGCAACGTTCGCGAGCTCGAGAACACCATCGAGCGCGCCGTGCTGGTGTGCGATGGCAGCGTGATTCATGCCCACCACCTGCCGCCGACGCTGCAGACGGCCGAGGCGTCGGGCACCGTGCCGCGGATGTCGCTCACCGAGGCGGTCGAGTCCTACGAGAAGGACATGCTGCAGGACGCGCTCAAGACCACCCGCGGCAACGGCGCCAAGGCCGCCAAGCTGCTCAACACCACCGAGCGTGTCCTGCACTACAAGGTGCAGAAGTACGACATCAGGCTGGAGCGTTTCCGGGGCTGA
- the cobA gene encoding uroporphyrinogen-III C-methyltransferase, which yields MSAHIAPGSPRLHGDRAQRGTVYLVGAGPGDPGLLTIRAAALLDSCDLVFHDHLVSEGVLARASRTAVRVDVGKVGHGPSADQIAISASLVQAARAGMSVVRLKGGDPYLFGRGAEEALALVEAGVPYEVVPGVSALSAVPARAGIPLTHRGIATSVGVVAGACAGDGRLSEAVSGAAQADTVVAFMALANLEGLVRTLVASGRAADTPAAAIASGTTADETTVVSTLEGLVAAVRIAHLPAPVLVVVGQVVALRDQLVGDARVGAAAAVPADRGNDADRGQQNDPTGVYDLTE from the coding sequence ATGTCAGCCCACATCGCCCCCGGCAGCCCGCGCCTGCATGGCGACCGTGCCCAGCGAGGCACGGTGTACCTGGTCGGCGCCGGTCCGGGCGACCCCGGCCTGCTGACGATCCGTGCCGCCGCGCTGCTCGATTCCTGCGACCTCGTCTTCCACGATCACCTCGTGAGTGAGGGCGTGCTTGCCCGCGCGTCACGAACGGCCGTACGCGTGGACGTCGGCAAGGTGGGGCACGGTCCCTCCGCCGATCAGATCGCGATCAGCGCGTCGCTGGTACAGGCCGCGCGTGCCGGGATGAGCGTCGTGCGGCTGAAGGGTGGCGACCCGTACCTGTTCGGACGCGGCGCCGAGGAGGCACTCGCGCTGGTCGAGGCCGGCGTCCCGTACGAGGTCGTCCCGGGTGTGAGCGCGCTGTCGGCCGTGCCGGCGCGCGCAGGCATTCCGTTGACACACCGCGGCATCGCGACGTCGGTCGGCGTCGTCGCGGGTGCCTGCGCCGGCGACGGACGGCTGTCCGAGGCCGTGAGCGGCGCAGCACAGGCCGACACGGTCGTGGCGTTCATGGCCCTGGCCAATCTCGAAGGACTCGTGCGCACGCTGGTCGCGTCAGGGCGTGCCGCCGACACGCCGGCGGCCGCGATCGCCAGTGGCACGACGGCCGACGAGACGACGGTGGTATCCACACTGGAGGGACTCGTGGCCGCGGTCCGCATAGCGCACCTGCCGGCGCCGGTGCTCGTGGTGGTCGGTCAGGTCGTCGCACTGCGGGACCAGCTTGTCGGCGACGCGCGCGTCGGCGCAGCCGCCGCGGTCCCGGCTGACCGCGGCAATGACGCGGATCGCGGCCAGCAAAACGATCCTACAGGAGTGTATGATCTGACCGAATGA
- a CDS encoding molybdopterin oxidoreductase family protein: MQCGMLIGGTPDTPELAGDGDFPVNRGALCIKGWTSAGALAHADRLTSPLVRNAEGALAPATWDEALDRIADAIRALQARYGKDAIGVFGSGALTNEKAYLLGKFARVALGTRHIDYNGRFCMASAAAAANAAFGIDRGLPFPLADIAEAEAILLVGSNVAETLPPAMQYFDAQRRAGGHLIVVDPRRTPTAAAATLHLPLVPGTDGMLANGLLHVLIRDGLVDEAYIAQRTIGFAAVRGAVAACWPGRVERITGVPEADIVRAAHLLGRSRSAIVLTARGAEQQAQGVANTLAFINIALALGQVGRRGGGFGCLTGQGNGQGGREHGQKSDQLPGYRSLRDPQARAHVAAVWGVDPDALPPPGISAFELLDALGTDNGPRGLLVVGSNPAVSAPAAGRISKRLRALDLLVVCDFFVSETAALADVVLPVAMWAEEEGTITNLEGRVLRRRRVFAPPAGVRTDIEVLHLLASRLGHSKGFAFDSAAAVFEELGRASAGGAADYRGISHARLDAGEALYWPCPDEAHPGTPRLFASDFPTPDGCARFHVVTPTDPAEAPDREYPLYLTTGRVLAQYQSGTQTRRLRELVDRAPVPRVEVHPVTATQHGINAGDIVTVRTRRGEATLQVHVTATARVDTIFVPFHWGGLGSANLLTNPALDPTSKMPEFKVCAARLELRVPDMRAAQLVRANQDDGCGVAVVPVLLDTRS, encoded by the coding sequence ATGCAGTGCGGCATGCTCATCGGCGGCACACCCGACACGCCGGAGCTTGCAGGCGACGGCGACTTTCCGGTGAACCGTGGCGCGCTGTGCATCAAGGGCTGGACGTCGGCTGGCGCGCTCGCGCATGCCGACCGGTTGACGTCGCCGCTGGTCCGCAACGCCGAGGGAGCGCTGGCACCGGCCACTTGGGACGAGGCCCTCGACCGCATCGCCGATGCCATCCGTGCGCTGCAGGCCAGGTATGGCAAGGACGCGATTGGCGTGTTCGGCAGCGGCGCGCTCACCAACGAGAAGGCGTACCTGCTCGGGAAGTTCGCACGTGTGGCGCTCGGCACTCGTCACATCGATTACAACGGCCGCTTCTGCATGGCGTCGGCTGCGGCAGCCGCCAACGCAGCGTTCGGCATCGATCGAGGGTTGCCGTTTCCGCTTGCCGACATCGCCGAGGCTGAAGCCATCCTCCTGGTGGGCAGCAACGTCGCCGAGACCCTGCCGCCGGCGATGCAGTACTTCGACGCGCAGCGCCGCGCCGGCGGCCACCTGATCGTCGTCGATCCCCGCCGCACACCCACCGCCGCGGCGGCGACACTTCACCTGCCGCTCGTGCCCGGCACCGACGGCATGCTCGCCAACGGGTTGCTGCACGTCCTCATCCGCGATGGCCTGGTGGACGAGGCGTACATTGCGCAGCGCACTATTGGCTTTGCGGCGGTACGCGGCGCGGTGGCCGCGTGCTGGCCCGGGCGCGTGGAGCGCATCACCGGCGTGCCCGAGGCCGACATCGTCCGCGCGGCGCACCTGCTCGGGCGATCGCGGTCGGCGATAGTGCTCACGGCGCGAGGCGCCGAGCAGCAGGCGCAGGGCGTGGCCAATACGCTGGCCTTCATCAACATCGCGCTCGCGCTCGGCCAGGTGGGCCGGCGGGGCGGTGGCTTTGGATGCCTCACCGGGCAGGGCAACGGCCAGGGCGGCCGCGAGCACGGCCAGAAGAGCGATCAGTTGCCCGGCTATCGTTCCTTGCGCGACCCGCAGGCACGGGCACACGTCGCGGCGGTATGGGGCGTCGATCCTGACGCGCTGCCGCCACCGGGCATCTCTGCCTTCGAACTCCTCGACGCGCTCGGCACCGACAACGGCCCTCGCGGCCTCCTTGTCGTCGGGTCGAACCCGGCAGTCTCGGCACCGGCTGCCGGCCGCATCAGCAAGCGATTGCGTGCGCTCGACCTCCTCGTGGTGTGCGACTTCTTCGTGTCCGAGACCGCGGCACTGGCCGACGTCGTGCTGCCAGTCGCGATGTGGGCCGAGGAGGAAGGCACGATCACCAACCTCGAAGGCCGTGTGCTGCGCCGGCGCCGGGTCTTCGCGCCGCCCGCTGGCGTCCGCACCGACATCGAGGTGCTGCACCTGCTCGCCTCACGCCTGGGACACAGCAAGGGCTTCGCGTTTGACAGTGCCGCGGCGGTGTTCGAGGAGCTCGGGCGAGCCAGCGCAGGCGGCGCGGCCGACTATCGCGGCATCAGCCATGCGCGCCTCGACGCGGGCGAGGCTCTGTACTGGCCATGTCCCGACGAGGCCCACCCTGGGACACCGCGCCTGTTTGCCTCGGACTTCCCGACGCCGGATGGCTGCGCCCGCTTCCACGTCGTGACGCCGACCGATCCGGCCGAGGCGCCCGATCGCGAGTACCCGCTCTACCTCACGACCGGCCGCGTGCTGGCGCAGTACCAGTCGGGCACGCAGACTCGTCGCCTCCGCGAGCTCGTGGACCGCGCGCCGGTTCCGCGCGTCGAAGTACACCCGGTGACCGCCACGCAGCACGGCATCAACGCCGGCGACATCGTCACCGTCAGGACTCGACGAGGCGAGGCGACGCTGCAGGTGCACGTCACCGCGACCGCACGAGTCGACACCATCTTCGTGCCCTTCCACTGGGGCGGCCTCGGGTCGGCAAACCTGCTGACCAACCCTGCACTCGATCCGACCAGCAAGATGCCGGAATTCAAGGTGTGCGCGGCCCGCCTCGAACTCCGTGTCCCCGATATGCGCGCAGCGCAACTCGTGCGCGCCAACCAGGACGATGGCTGCGGTGTCGCCGTAGTCCCCGTGCTTCTCGACACTCGATCATGA
- the nirB gene encoding nitrite reductase large subunit NirB, with the protein MNTQRLVIIGNGMAGARLAEEVVRRDVSRSIDITILGDEPYGNYNRILLSGVLAGSHRAQDVFINPLDWYVEHKVTLHAGAPVTRIDRERQCVYAGGDLALPYDDLVIATGSMPFIPPIEGLRGSDGRLASGVYAFRTLDDCHDIVRHAKRSRRAAVIGGGLLGLEAARGLLELGLEVHVVHLMPHLMEVQLDRAAGRVLERTLREMGVHLHLETATTGAIGDGAVEGLRFADGTSLECDLVVVSAGIRPNTSLAVQAGLDVRRGIVVGDDLATSDPHIYAIGECSEHRGLTYGLVAPLWDQARVLAERLSGTRPDAVYEGSRVSTKLKVMEVDLAVMGERDADPDLDEVVTYSEPARGLYKKLIVRDGRLAGAIVLGDGGIAPALLQAFDRGTLLPADRSELLFPRAAGASVGQGVQALAADAQICNCNGVSKQQIIAAVQGGCRTMKAVCSATRAGTGCGSCSTLVQAVVELAAGSDLEEDPAAHYYVPGVPLPKLELAEAITARGLRSVSAVFASLAGGIEDAGSKPGLASLLKSIWGAEYDDERDARFINDRVHANIQKDRTFSVVPRIYGGVTSAAELRRIADVADKYQVPMVKITGGQRIDLLGIRKEQLPMVWKDLGMPSGHAYTKGFRTCKTCVGTEFCRFGVGDSTKLGIAIERRFQGIESPAKLKLATAGCPRNCSEPTTKDIGAVAIEGGRWEIYVGGAAGSRVRKGDLLVTVDTHEEVLQHTGRFMQYYRERGKYLERTYDFVERIGIETIRRVLVDDEEGIAEALDERMQAAVDAYVDPWLEADKPVHPAQFVDVVGVGVLARDGRR; encoded by the coding sequence ATGAACACACAGCGACTGGTCATCATCGGCAACGGCATGGCGGGTGCCCGCCTCGCCGAGGAAGTCGTGCGGCGGGATGTCTCCCGCAGCATCGACATCACCATCCTCGGCGACGAGCCCTACGGCAACTACAACCGGATCCTGCTGTCGGGCGTACTGGCCGGCTCGCATCGCGCCCAGGACGTGTTCATCAACCCGCTCGACTGGTATGTCGAGCACAAGGTGACGTTGCACGCAGGCGCGCCGGTGACCCGCATCGACCGCGAACGGCAGTGCGTCTACGCGGGTGGCGATCTGGCCCTGCCCTACGACGACCTCGTCATCGCCACAGGCAGCATGCCTTTCATCCCGCCGATCGAGGGCCTCCGCGGCAGCGACGGGCGACTCGCGTCCGGCGTGTACGCATTCCGCACGCTCGACGATTGTCACGACATCGTGCGTCACGCGAAGCGATCGCGCCGCGCCGCCGTGATTGGTGGCGGCCTGCTTGGACTCGAGGCGGCCCGCGGCCTGCTCGAACTCGGGCTCGAGGTGCACGTGGTGCACCTGATGCCGCACCTGATGGAGGTCCAGCTCGATCGCGCCGCCGGACGCGTCCTCGAGCGCACGCTCCGCGAGATGGGCGTGCACCTGCACCTCGAGACGGCGACCACGGGTGCCATCGGCGACGGCGCCGTCGAGGGCCTGCGCTTTGCTGACGGCACCAGCCTCGAGTGCGATCTCGTGGTGGTGTCGGCGGGCATCCGGCCCAACACGTCGCTGGCGGTGCAGGCTGGCCTCGACGTCCGCCGCGGCATCGTCGTCGGCGACGACCTGGCGACATCCGATCCGCACATCTACGCGATCGGCGAATGCTCGGAGCATCGCGGCCTGACGTATGGGCTCGTCGCGCCGCTCTGGGACCAGGCCCGCGTGCTCGCCGAGCGGCTCAGCGGCACCAGGCCTGATGCCGTGTACGAAGGCTCGCGGGTGTCCACGAAGCTGAAGGTCATGGAGGTCGATCTCGCGGTGATGGGCGAGCGCGATGCCGATCCGGACCTCGACGAAGTGGTGACGTACTCCGAGCCGGCCCGCGGCCTCTACAAGAAACTCATCGTCCGCGACGGGCGCCTGGCCGGGGCCATCGTCCTCGGTGATGGCGGCATCGCGCCGGCGCTGCTCCAGGCCTTCGACCGGGGAACGCTGCTGCCCGCCGACCGATCCGAGTTGCTCTTTCCGCGCGCGGCCGGCGCCTCGGTCGGCCAGGGTGTGCAGGCGCTTGCCGCCGATGCGCAGATCTGCAACTGCAACGGCGTCTCCAAGCAGCAGATCATCGCGGCCGTGCAGGGCGGTTGCCGCACGATGAAGGCGGTGTGCAGCGCCACGCGCGCCGGCACGGGCTGCGGATCCTGTTCGACGCTCGTGCAGGCGGTCGTCGAACTGGCAGCGGGAAGCGACCTCGAAGAAGATCCGGCAGCTCACTACTACGTGCCCGGCGTGCCGCTGCCCAAGCTGGAACTCGCCGAGGCCATCACCGCGCGCGGCCTGCGCAGCGTGTCGGCGGTGTTTGCGTCGCTGGCCGGCGGCATCGAGGACGCCGGCAGCAAGCCGGGACTCGCGTCACTGCTCAAGTCGATCTGGGGCGCCGAGTACGACGACGAACGGGATGCGCGGTTCATCAACGATCGCGTCCACGCCAACATCCAGAAGGACCGGACGTTCAGCGTCGTGCCGCGTATCTACGGCGGCGTGACGTCGGCGGCCGAACTGCGGCGGATTGCCGATGTCGCCGACAAGTACCAGGTGCCGATGGTGAAGATCACCGGCGGCCAGCGCATCGACCTGCTCGGCATCCGCAAGGAGCAGCTGCCGATGGTGTGGAAGGACCTCGGCATGCCGTCAGGGCATGCTTACACGAAGGGATTCCGCACCTGCAAGACCTGCGTCGGCACGGAGTTCTGCCGGTTCGGTGTCGGCGACAGCACCAAGCTCGGCATCGCCATCGAGCGACGCTTCCAGGGCATCGAGTCGCCAGCCAAGCTGAAGCTGGCGACGGCAGGCTGCCCACGCAACTGTTCCGAGCCGACGACCAAGGACATCGGCGCCGTCGCGATCGAGGGTGGACGCTGGGAGATTTACGTCGGCGGCGCCGCCGGCTCGCGGGTGCGCAAGGGCGACCTGCTCGTCACCGTGGACACGCACGAGGAGGTGCTGCAGCATACCGGGCGCTTCATGCAGTACTACCGCGAACGCGGCAAGTACCTCGAGCGCACCTATGACTTCGTCGAGCGGATCGGCATCGAGACGATCAGGCGCGTCCTGGTGGACGACGAGGAGGGTATCGCCGAAGCGCTGGACGAACGCATGCAGGCGGCCGTCGATGCCTACGTCGATCCGTGGCTCGAGGCCGACAAGCCAGTGCATCCGGCCCAGTTCGTCGACGTGGTCGGTGTCGGCGTCCTCGCACGGGACGGGCGGCGATGA
- a CDS encoding Rieske (2Fe-2S) protein has product MSTAALVKTRSVALGSLWQIPLGEGRVFTIGERSFAVFRARDGGVHATDPFCPHRQGPLADGLVGAGTVTCPFHGFRFDLRTGCAIGHDCPPIGTYRVSVDAYGDIHLHLE; this is encoded by the coding sequence GTGTCCACGGCCGCACTCGTCAAGACGCGCAGTGTCGCGCTCGGCTCGCTCTGGCAAATCCCGCTCGGTGAAGGGCGCGTCTTCACGATCGGTGAGCGCAGTTTCGCGGTGTTCCGGGCGCGCGACGGCGGCGTCCACGCCACCGACCCGTTCTGCCCGCATCGGCAAGGACCGCTCGCCGACGGTCTGGTCGGCGCGGGCACGGTCACCTGCCCCTTCCACGGCTTCCGCTTCGATCTCCGGACCGGATGCGCGATCGGGCACGACTGTCCGCCGATCGGCACCTATCGCGTCAGCGTCGATGCCTACGGCGACATTCACCTGCACCTCGAGTAG